In Drosophila innubila isolate TH190305 chromosome 2R unlocalized genomic scaffold, UK_Dinn_1.0 1_C_2R, whole genome shotgun sequence, the following are encoded in one genomic region:
- the LOC117785560 gene encoding rho guanine nucleotide exchange factor 25 isoform X1: protein MFTINWFDVIPVAITFLVIIFVQVLNGYLHILNDNVTPKNADTNGTVTETDCPISENIATTPHSPKRISISQRTSLTLSNGKLEKQTSLLDCDSGISLNSINISTTPTPTPTPTTATSTSSSATTSATTATPCSTANSSPTYSSHNGFLTHTLSFETLGDEYHEDEDTLSLENLFPCDQSEVYASKKISFIIDELIQTEVNYVNNLRKGLINYGNLQDCENLPEGLRGEQRQQLLLGNISEILELHEQEILPLMLRNQRDLKGLFDEFSAHFEKNNLYCYVSFTMGKKSSMQLRQENREWLQSYQTTIKDKLGIDSFLVQPIQRLTRYPLLLQQFISEFYKSGISCKPVLSAVCKLETRLRRQLDVVNQAEEIPNIDELNEFDLQQQGNFRRSTEFDAQHVPTKKKYRAKIFLFDRCLVCTEVRKRRLAYRQHYNWEHVELQRPLELATANANKIINLLVKQPDKDKGKREEYSFVASEASVVKQWLLATHKIIEIARHEQLQRDTFSLPMDLVLGVVLAIWLIWQYL, encoded by the exons ATGTTTACCATCAATTGGTTCGATGTGATCCCCGTGGCCATAACTTTTCTTGTCATAATCTTCGTACAAGTGTTAAACGGCTATTTGCACATACTGAACGATAATGTGACTCCCAAGAATGCAGATACCAATGGCACAGTGACTGAAACAGACTGCCCAATATCGGAGAATATCGCAACGACACCTCATTCCCCTAAAAGGATTTCAATTTCGCAAAGAACATCGTTGACATTGTCGAATGGCAAGTTGGAAAAGCAGACAAGCCTTTTGGATTGCGATAG TGGCATTTCATTGAACTCTATCAACATAAgcacaacaccaacaccaacaccaacaccaacaacagcaacgtccACCTCaagctcagcaacaacaagtgccacaacagcaacaccctGTTCAACAGCCAACTCATCACCGACATACAGTTCCCACAATGGTTTCCTCACACATACCCTCAGTTTTGAAACCTTGGGCGATGAGTA CCACGAGGATGAGGACACGCTGTCGCTGGAGAATCTCTTTCCCTGCGATCAATCTGAAGTCTATGCCTCAAAGAAGATCAGCTTTATCATCGATGAACTGATCCAAACGGAAGTCAACTATGTGAACAATCTTCGCAAAGGACTCATCAACTATGGCAATCTGCAGGATTGCGAAAATCTGCCAGAAGGATTACGCGGcgagcagcggcaacagctgcTCCTGGGCAACATCTCTGAGATTCTCGAGTTGCATGAACAAGAGATTCTGCCTCTCATGTTGCGCAATCAACGCGATCTTAAAGGTCTCTTCGACGAGTTTTCGGCGCACTTTGAG aaaaacaatttatattgctATGTGAGCTTCACAATGGGCAAAAAGTCATCAATGCAGCTGCGACAGGAAAATCGCGAATGGTTGCAG AGCTATCAAACCACAATAAAAGACAAGCTGGGCATTGACAGTTTTCTAGTGCAGCCCATACAAAGACTGACCAGATATCcattgctgctgcagcaattTATATCG GAATTCTATAAGAGCGGTATTAGCTGTAAGCCTGTGCTTAGCGCCGTTTGTAAGCTGGAAACGCGACTGCGACGTCAGCTGGATGTGGTCAATCAAGCGGAGGAGATACCCAACATAGATGAGCTGAATgag TTCGATCTGCAGCAGCAGGGAAATTTCCGGCGATCCACGGAGTTCGATGCACAGCATGTTCCTACCAAAAAGAAATATCGAGCCAAGATCTTTCTCTTTGATCGCTGTTTGGTGTGCACGGAGGTGCGTAAGCGTCGTCTGGCCTATCGCCAGCACTACAATTGGGAGCATGTGGAGCTGCAGCGTCCATTGGAGTTGGCAACGGCGAAtgccaataaaataataaatctgCTGGTCAAGCAGCCAGATAAGGACAAGGGAAAGCGGGAGGAGTACTCATTTGTGGCATCGGAAGCATCTGTGGTTAAACAATGGCTGCTGGCCACTCACAAGATCATTGAGATAGCGAGACATGAGCAATTACAACGCGATACCTTCAGTCTGCCCATGGATCTGGTGTTGGGCGTTGTACTTGCCATTTGGCTGATATGGCAGTACTTGTAG
- the LOC117785560 gene encoding kalirin isoform X2 — MFTINWFDVIPVAITFLVIIFVQVLNGYLHILNDNVTPKNADTNGTVTETDCPISENIATTPHSPKRISISQRTSLTLSNGKLEKQTSLLDCDSHEDEDTLSLENLFPCDQSEVYASKKISFIIDELIQTEVNYVNNLRKGLINYGNLQDCENLPEGLRGEQRQQLLLGNISEILELHEQEILPLMLRNQRDLKGLFDEFSAHFEKNNLYCYVSFTMGKKSSMQLRQENREWLQSYQTTIKDKLGIDSFLVQPIQRLTRYPLLLQQFISEFYKSGISCKPVLSAVCKLETRLRRQLDVVNQAEEIPNIDELNEFDLQQQGNFRRSTEFDAQHVPTKKKYRAKIFLFDRCLVCTEVRKRRLAYRQHYNWEHVELQRPLELATANANKIINLLVKQPDKDKGKREEYSFVASEASVVKQWLLATHKIIEIARHEQLQRDTFSLPMDLVLGVVLAIWLIWQYL; from the exons ATGTTTACCATCAATTGGTTCGATGTGATCCCCGTGGCCATAACTTTTCTTGTCATAATCTTCGTACAAGTGTTAAACGGCTATTTGCACATACTGAACGATAATGTGACTCCCAAGAATGCAGATACCAATGGCACAGTGACTGAAACAGACTGCCCAATATCGGAGAATATCGCAACGACACCTCATTCCCCTAAAAGGATTTCAATTTCGCAAAGAACATCGTTGACATTGTCGAATGGCAAGTTGGAAAAGCAGACAAGCCTTTTGGATTGCGATAG CCACGAGGATGAGGACACGCTGTCGCTGGAGAATCTCTTTCCCTGCGATCAATCTGAAGTCTATGCCTCAAAGAAGATCAGCTTTATCATCGATGAACTGATCCAAACGGAAGTCAACTATGTGAACAATCTTCGCAAAGGACTCATCAACTATGGCAATCTGCAGGATTGCGAAAATCTGCCAGAAGGATTACGCGGcgagcagcggcaacagctgcTCCTGGGCAACATCTCTGAGATTCTCGAGTTGCATGAACAAGAGATTCTGCCTCTCATGTTGCGCAATCAACGCGATCTTAAAGGTCTCTTCGACGAGTTTTCGGCGCACTTTGAG aaaaacaatttatattgctATGTGAGCTTCACAATGGGCAAAAAGTCATCAATGCAGCTGCGACAGGAAAATCGCGAATGGTTGCAG AGCTATCAAACCACAATAAAAGACAAGCTGGGCATTGACAGTTTTCTAGTGCAGCCCATACAAAGACTGACCAGATATCcattgctgctgcagcaattTATATCG GAATTCTATAAGAGCGGTATTAGCTGTAAGCCTGTGCTTAGCGCCGTTTGTAAGCTGGAAACGCGACTGCGACGTCAGCTGGATGTGGTCAATCAAGCGGAGGAGATACCCAACATAGATGAGCTGAATgag TTCGATCTGCAGCAGCAGGGAAATTTCCGGCGATCCACGGAGTTCGATGCACAGCATGTTCCTACCAAAAAGAAATATCGAGCCAAGATCTTTCTCTTTGATCGCTGTTTGGTGTGCACGGAGGTGCGTAAGCGTCGTCTGGCCTATCGCCAGCACTACAATTGGGAGCATGTGGAGCTGCAGCGTCCATTGGAGTTGGCAACGGCGAAtgccaataaaataataaatctgCTGGTCAAGCAGCCAGATAAGGACAAGGGAAAGCGGGAGGAGTACTCATTTGTGGCATCGGAAGCATCTGTGGTTAAACAATGGCTGCTGGCCACTCACAAGATCATTGAGATAGCGAGACATGAGCAATTACAACGCGATACCTTCAGTCTGCCCATGGATCTGGTGTTGGGCGTTGTACTTGCCATTTGGCTGATATGGCAGTACTTGTAG
- the LOC117785558 gene encoding triple functional domain protein: protein MADEDLSPLPFRRERNLSNRNFNKRNSRRRSGHLSESERHSSAVDAENAGRRDSNVSSSSSSFQLSYSVNSDTESAFNRRSILKMRAASDEQAEQSPQPITPTTPTPDPALLDVRQKVQRFETLKTSINYMRQERLSLKLLENRRHPSFSQYKENAQIRTPPTPRRIALPGLSSGTNSISSTHISIDEVRSEDEVDQISDFETDPQAPVDYVLSESSSAVLASCTDPEEHKSQVVQRSISADQTELSLRNDKDFPRNYRSTPRRKTEIIGTTNHQLVDKFHSLYQPQEEEDEIEIELRDKSDKCVHPILEELIHTEEAYVKNLFTGIDNYGNIFQRKDLPLGLRGKKYDLFGNIEQIAEFHRDEFLPMLHRNRRDLKRLFDEFLVFLDQNCFYGYVIFTMNKQKSLKLCDLYKNYFTSIRLERDDKLGINSFLVQPIQRMARYPLLLTQFINTFFKNRDIVMKPLIESCCRLEKRLRTLLTTTNESEIINDIVDCNEFNVYYQGKFRKVSEFQVMDHKLKRNYRAKVFIFDKCIIYTEIKGKHLVFHGRYPCEHVGISARTKSFTLYYERRKQQECEFSADAAQIQLWLDLIRDMINNFANEERQKLQELYSRENDHLHRKAPSFSLYRDSNRFSSDSGIGNIWIMPKPDEETTSNRTTWYAAT from the exons ATGGCCGACGAAGATCTCAGTCCGTTGCCGTTTCGCAGAGAGCGCAACTTGAGCAACCGGAACTTTAACAAGCGCAACTCGCGACGTCGCAGCGGACACTTATCGGAGTCGGAGCGTCACAGTAGTGCCGTGGATGCGGAGAACGCCGGACGACGCGACAGTAACGTGAGCAGCAGTTCCAGTTCCTTTCAGCTCTCCTACTCGGTCAATTCGGATACGGAGAGTGCGTTCAATCGACGCTCCATACTCAAAATGCGAGCAGCCAGCGATGAGCAGGCTGAGCAATCACCACAGCCAATTACACCCACCACACCTACGCCGGATCCGGCCTTGTTGGATGTGCGCCAAAAGGTGCAACGCTTTGAAACACTGAAAACAAGCATCAATTATATGCGACAGGAGCGACTTAGCCTCAAGTTGCTCGAGAATCGTCGACATCCCAGCTTCTCtcaatataaagaaaatgcaCAAATTAGAACTCCACCCACGCCACGTCGCATTGCCTTGCCAGGTTTGAGCTCTGGCACCAATTCCATTTCCAGTACACACATCAGCATTGATGAGGTGCGTTCCGAGGATGAGGTCGATCAGATATCTGACTTCGAGACGGATCCCCAAGCACCAGTCGACTACGTGCTCAGCGAGAGCAGTTCCGCCGTGCTAGCCAGCTGCACAGATCCCGAGGAACACAAATCCCAGGTGGTGCAGCGTTCCATAAGTGCGGATCAAACGGAACTATCTCTGCGCAATGACAAGGATTTCCCAAG AAACTATCGTTCTACGCCGAGAAGGAAGACTGAAATCATTGGCACCACAAACCATCAACTGGTTGACAAATTTCATTCACTCTATCAGCCACAAGAGGA agaggatgaaattgaaattgaactgCGGGATAAAAGCGACAAGTGTGTGCATCCCATACTCGAGGAACTCATCCACACCGAGGAGGCCTATGTGAAGAATCTCTTTACTGGTATTGACAACTATGGCAATATATTTCAACGCAAAGATTTGCCACTGGGATTGCGGGGCAAGAAGTACGATCTTTTTGGAAATATTGAGCAAATCGCTGAATTTCATCGCGATGAGTTTTTGCCCATGTTACATCGCAATCGTCGCGATCTGAAGCGTCTGTTTGATGAGTTCCTAGTGTTTTTGGAT CAAAACTGCTTTTATGGCTATGTGATCTTCACCatgaacaaacaaaaatctttaaagCTGTGCGATCTCTACAAGAATTACTTTACA AGCATACGTCTGGAGCGTGATGATAAGCTGGGCATCAACAGCTTCCTGGTGCAGCCCATACAGCGCATGGCGCGTTATCCCCTGCTTCTAACCCAGTTCATCAAT ACCTTCTTCAAGAATCGTGACATTGTGATGAAGCCACTTATTGAATCCTGCTGTCGGTTGGAGAAACGTCTGCGCACTTTATTGACCACAACAAATGAATCGGAGATCATCAACGATATTGTGGACTGCAATGAA TTCAATGTGTACTATCAGGGAAAGTTTCGTAAGGTCAGCGAATTTCAGGTGATGGACCACAAGCTGAAGCGCAACTATCGTGCCAAAGTGTTTATCTTTGACAAGTGCATTATTTATACGGAGATTAAGGGCAAACACTTGGTCTTCCATGGCCGCTATCCATGTGAGCATGTTGGCATCTCGGCTCGAACAAAATCCTTCACGCTGTACTATGAACGTCGCAAGCAGCAGGAGTGTGAATTTTCCGCTGATGCTGCACAGATTCAGCTATGGTTGGATCTAATACGTGACATGATAAACAACTTTGCCAACGAGGAACGTCAGAAATTACAAGAACTCTATTCGCGGGAAAATGATCATTTGCATCGCAAGGCGCCGAGTTTCTCGCTGTATCGTGACTCGAATCGTTTCAGTTCGGATAGTGGCATTGGCAATATTTGGATAATGCCCAAACCTGATGAGGAAACGACCAGCAATCGAACCACTTGGTATGCGGCCACGTAG
- the LOC117785565 gene encoding uncharacterized protein LOC117785565, translating into MKRLNIYGAFLALAGPGTKEDIIIQVAKQQNIRFNELPQLQKEVDQALEESQRLGFIDRQGAIYKLSMEVPPSKSHNSTTSKTASTKTNKETNVERNTRQLNGQGDGKRSQSAVSTRSSHKSTNNTLCSTCSGMDPKSCLERRKNSNNLDKIILAKDASVCSICGLESEKPVSPEEQEAVWPNMRTVL; encoded by the coding sequence ATGAAGCGCTTAAACATTTATGGTGCATTCCTGGCCCTTGCCGGACCTGGCACCAAGGAGGATATTATCATTCAGGTGGCGAAGCAACAAAACATTCGCTTCAACGAGCTGCCGCAGCTGCAGAAAGAGGTGGATCAGGCATTGGAGGAAAGTCAACGGTTGGGATTCATCGATCGCCAGGGAGCAATTTACAAGCTATCCATGGAAGTGCCACCGTCAAAAAGCCACAACAGTACGACCAGTAAAACAGCTTCAACCAAGACTAATAAAGAGACAAATGTGGAGCGCAATACCAGACAACTTAATGGACAAGGAGATGGAAAGCGTAGTCAGTCCGCCGTCAGCACCAGAAGTTCTCACAAGTCGACCAACAATACCTTGTGCTCGACATGCAGTGGAATGGATCCGAAATCTTGTTTAGAGCGGCGTAAGAATTCCAATAACTTGGACAAGATTATATTGGCCAAGGACGCGAGTGTCTGCTCCATTTGTGGCCTAGAGAGTGAAAAGCCCGTAAGCCCAGAAGAACAGGAGGCTGTCTGGCCGAATATGCGTACCGTATTATAA
- the LOC117785564 gene encoding glutathione S-transferase S1 — protein sequence MADEAQAPPAEAAPPAEGAPPAEGEAAPPAEGEAPPAEPTEPIKHSYTLFYFNVKALAEPLRYLFAYGAIEYEDVRVTRDEWPALKPTMPMGQMPVLEVDGKRVHQSISMARFLAKTVGLCGATPWEDLQIDIVVDTINDFRLKIAVVSYEPEDEIKEKKLVTLNAEVIPFYLEKLEQTVKDNDGHLALGKLTWADVYFAGITDYMNYMVKRDLLEPYPALRGVVDAINALEPIKAWIEKRPVTEV from the exons ATGGCTGACGAAGCACAAGCACCACCAGCTGAGGCCGCCCCACCAGCAGAAGGCGCACCACCAGCCGAAGGCGAGGCAGCACCACCAGCCGAGGGTGAGGCACCACCCGCCGAGCCCACCGAGCCGATCAAGCACAGCTACACCCTCTTCTATTTCAACGTTAAGGCACTGGCAGAGCCATTGCGCTATCTGTTCGCCTATGGAGCCATTGAATACGAGGATGTTCGCGTCACTCGAGACGAGTGGCCCGCTCTTAAGCCGA CCATGCCCATGGGACAGATGCCAGTGCTGGAGGTGGATGGCAAGCGTGTGCATCAGAGCATCTCGATGGCCCGTTTCCTGGCCAAGACAGTGGGTCTGTGCGGTGCCACGCCCTGGGAGGATCTGCAgattgatattgttgttgatacCATCAATGACTTCCGTCTAA AAATTGCAGTCGTCTCGTATGAGCCCGAGGATGAGATCAAGGAGAAGAAGCTGGTCACCCTAAATGCTGAGGTCATTCCATTCTATCTGGAGAAATTGGAGCAGACCGTCAAGGATAACGATGGTCACCTCGCATTGGGCAAG CTCACCTGGGCCGATGTTTACTTTGCCGGCATCACCGATTACATGAACTACATGGTGAAGCGTGATCTGCTGGAGCCGTATCCGGCTCTCCGTGGCGTGGTCGATGCCATCAATGCCCTGGAACCCATCAAGGCTTGGATCGAGAAGCGCCCCGTCACCGAGGTCTAA
- the LOC117785562 gene encoding enoyl-CoA hydratase domain-containing protein 3, mitochondrial, whose product MLRYLPNTLKLCARSTSIRFGSTAAQEFVKVKNVAGVREITLSHQRTRNSLSMDMMKALHEVLLKDRDNLELRCIVLSAEGYVWSAGHNLKELHANDSNHRSEVFQKLTDIILDIQKLPVPVIAKVNGLAAAAGCQLVASCDIIVASEKSAFSTPGAGFGIFCNTPGVAIGRVMSRPKSACMLMTGLPISSQEAYVAGMVTKVVPEKDLDQTIDEITCAIKSKSRAVICLGKEFYYEQLNMPLKEAYISGKKKMMENLELADCKEGITSFIEKRSPHWKHEK is encoded by the exons ATGCTGCGCTATTTGCCAAATACACTTAAATTG TGTGCCCGTTCAACGTCCATTCGATTTGGAAGTACTGCAGCACAGGAATTTGTAAAG GTCAAGAATGTCGCAGGCGTACGTGAAATAACATTAAGCCATCAACGCACACGGAACTCTCTTTCAATGGACATGATGAAGGCGCTCCACGAAGTGTTACTCAAGGACCGCGATAATCTGGAACTGCGCTGTATTGTGCTGTCGGCAGAGGGCTACGTCTGGTCGGCTGGGCACAATTTGAAGGAGCTGCATGCCAACGACTCCAATCATCGAAGTGAAGTTTTTCAAAAGCTAACCGATATTATATTGGACATACAAAAGTTACCTGTGCCCGTGATAGCTAAAGTCAATGGACTGGCCGCTGCGGCGGGTTGTCAGCTGGTCGCCTCCTGTGACATTATCGTGGCCTCCGAGAAGAGCGCGTTCTCCACACCCGG CGCTGGCTTCGGCATTTTCTGCAACACACCTGGTGTGGCTATTGGACGCGTCATGTCGCGTCCCAAGTCGGCCTGTATGCTGATGACTGGCCTGCCCATTAGCAGCCAGGAGGCCTACGTAGCCGGTATGGTCACCAAAGTAGTGCCCGAGAAGGACTTGGATCAGACAATTGATGAAATCACTTGCGccattaaaagtaaaagtcgAGCAGTAATTTGCCTGGGCAAGGAATTCTACTACGAACAGCTAAATATGCCGCTCAAGGAGGCCTACATAAGTGGCAAGAAGAAGATGATGGAAAATCTCGAATTGGCGGACTGCAAGGAGGGCATTACCAGCTTCATTGAAAAGCGATCGCCGCATTGGAAGCATGAGAAGTGA
- the LOC117784728 gene encoding sphingosine-1-phosphate lyase — protein sequence MRPFSGEECVKPVTGCINRAFGNKEPWQVAAITATTVLGGVWIWTELTKDESLYVRGKRQFFKLAKKLPPVRRQIEAELDKANNDFESDIKKSNQHLTYSLRLPEKGLSNEQILGLVDDHLKNGHYSWRDGQVSGAVYGYKPELVELVTEVYGKASYTNPLHADLFPGVCKMEAEVVRMACTLFHGNNDSCGTMTTGGTESICMAMKAYRDYAREHKGITKPNIVVPRTVHAAFDKGGQYFNIHVRYVDVDPETYEVDMKKFKRAINSNTILLVGSAPNFPYGTMDDIQAIAALGVKYDIPVHVDACLGSFVVALVHHAGYQVRPFDFAVKGVTSISADTHKYGFAPKGSSVIMYSQKKFKDHQFTVTTDWPGGVYGSPTVNGSRAGGIIAACWATMMSFGYEGYLEATKRIIDTARYIERGARQIDGLFIFGKPATSVIAFGSNVFDIFRLSDALCKLGWSLNPLQFPSGIHICITDMHTQPGVADKFLNDLRSCTAEIMKDPGQPVVGKFALYGMAQSIPDRSVIGEVTRLFLHSMYYTPQK from the exons ATGCGTCCATTCTCTGGAGAGGAATGCGTCAAGCCCGTCACCGGGTGCATTAATCGCGCCTTTGGCAACAAGGAGCCCTGGCAGGTGGCCgcaatcacagcaacaactgtcTTGGGCGGCGTTTGGATCTGGACGGAGTTAACCAAGGATGAAA GTCTTTACGTGCGCGGCAAGCGTCAGTTCTTTAAGCTGGCCAAGAAGCTGCCTCCCGTTCGTCGTCAGATTGAGGCCGAATTGGATAAAGCGAATAACGACTTCGAGTCGGATATTAAGAAGAGCAACCAGCATCTGACATACTCCTTGCGTCTGCCCGAGAAAGGTCTGAGCAACGAGCAGATCTTGGGACTAGTCGACGATCATCTCAAGAATGGTCACTACAGTTGGCGAGATGGACAAGTCTCGGGCGCTGTATACGGTTACAAGCCGGAGCTGGTAGAGCTTGTCACAGAGGTTTATGGCAAGGCCTCGTATACGAATCCACTGCATGCTGATCTATTCCCCGGCGTATGCAAAATGGAGGCTGAGGTGGTGCGCATGGCCTGCACTCTGTTCCATGGCAACAACGACTCTTGCGGCACTATGACAACCGGAGGTACCGAGTCCATTTGCATGGCAATGAAGGCCTACCGGGACTATGCTCGCGAGCACAAGGGAATCACCAAGCCCAACATTGTTGTACCACGCACAGTGCATGCAGCCTTCGATAAGGGCGGTCAGTACTTCAATATACACGTTCGCTACGTCGATGTCGATCCCGAGACCTACGAGGTGGACATGAAGAAGTTCAAGCGTGCCATCAATAGTAATACCATTCTG CTGGTGGGCTCTGCACCCAATTTCCCGTATGGCACTATGGATGACATCCAAGCTATTGCTGCATTGGGTGTCAAGTATGATATTCCTGTGCATGTGGATGCTTGTCTGGGCAGCTTTGTTGTCGCTCTAGTGCATCATGCTGGTTATCAGGTGCGTCCCTTTGACTTTGCTGTTAAGGGCGTCACGAGTATCTCTGCGGATACGCATAAATATGGCTTTGCACCGAAAGGCTCTTCGGTCATAATGTACTCGCAGAAGAAGTTCAAGGATCATCAGTTTACGGTCACAACTGATTGGCCTGGTGGCGTTTACGGCTCACCAACCGTGAATGGATCCCGTGCTGGCGGTATAATTGCTGCCTGCTGGGCTACAATGATGAGTTTCGGCTATGAAGGATATCTGGAGGCAACTAAACGCATTATCGACACAGCGCGCTATATCGAACGAgg CGCACGCCAAATCGATGGTCTCTTTATCTTTGGCAAGCCAGCGACTTCAGTTATTGCCTTCGGCTCAAATGTGTTTGATATTTTCCGTCTTTCGGATGCGCTCTGCAAACTGGGCTGGAGTCTAAACCCCTTGCAGTTCCCCTCTGG taTTCACATCTGCATTACGGATATGCACACCCAACCTGGAGTAGCGGATAAATTCCTGAACGATCTGCGTTCTTGCACTGCTGAAATTATGAAGGATCCTGGACAGCCTGTGGTTGGCAAGTTCGCTCTTTATGGCATGGCCCAGAGTATACCCGATCGATCGGTTATTGGCGAAGTGACTCGTCTGTTCCTGCATTCCATGTACTATACACCTCAAAAGTGA